AGCGTACTGGCGACAAACGTTCGTTTGCCGGGGTTCCGAGCCTGTCTTGCTCGCGGACCGTTCGCTCCTGGCGATCTGATTCCAATAAACTCGTCTCGTAAATCAAAGTGTCAAGAACCCTTCGGCAGGTCGGCAGGAGCTACCTGACACTCTGTTCCGGTCAGACAATGGCGATTCCGCCACAGCCCAAAATGGCGCCGCAAACGTGTGGCTGCTGCATCAATTGCCGTCGCGCAGTCGCCGATGAACTTGTTTCGGTTGACAATTCTTGAGGTGGAAGCGCCGGTCGAGTTGCTCGTCGCGCTGCTACCGCTTTTCCTGAAGAGCCGCGGCACGAATCACCCGATCTGTGCGAATAGATGCTAGTGCGTTCGTAATAAGGCAAGCGTTTCGAAGCGTCGTTGGACGAGTAACATTCGGTGCGAACTGATGCTGGCGTCGATCAACAGGTTGTTCATTTGTGCATGGACGCGCCACGGCTCATCCCGTATGGCTAAAGGTCAATCGACGAGTGAGGTGGCTGGCCGACGAGGCGAGGATGAATTTCGATCCAACCCCCGCTCACCTAGTTAATCTCGTGCACCATCACGTGGTTGTGTCCCGTGACGTTGGTCTGAGTCCCGGTTACGAGGATGATGCGATCTCCGTGCTTCAGCAGGCCCTCGGCCCGTCCCCATTGGGCAATTTGCGCAATTAATTCGGGACGGGACGTGGCATGTCGACCAGGCAGCGGTTTCACGCCCCAATAGAGACACATTTGCCTGAGCGAGGCCTCGTCAGGGCTGACGCCGACGACGGGCACGAAATTGCGCTGTTTGGATAGCGCTAACGCCGTGGCCCCGGTTTGGCTCGCGGTAACGATAAGCTTTGCATGTAATTGCTGTGCCATGAGCCCCGCCCCGGCTACGACCGCGGCCGTGATTTCATGCAGGCCGACGGCATACTTGGTGGGCATTGAAACTCGATGTTCAACGGTCGCGGATGCCGCCTCGGTCACTAACGCGATGCGATTCATCATCTCGACAGCCTCGCGCGGGTACTTGCCGATCGCCGTTTCGCCCGACAGCATGCATGCGTCAGTCCCATCGAAGATGGCATTAGCCACGTCACTGGCTTCGGCCCTGGTCGGGCGCTGTGAGTGCTGCATGCTGTCCAGCATTTGCGTGGCCGTGATTACGGGCTTCTGATACGCGTTCGCGAGAGCAATAATCTGCTTTTGCACGACCGGTACTCGGGCGACGTCGATCTCGACACCCAGATCGCCGCGGGCGATCATCAATCCGTCGGCGACTTGCACGATAGCGGTCAATTGATCAAGTGCCTCGGGCTTCTCAATCTTGGCAATGACGCGCCCATGGCCGCCCTTCGATTTGAGTAAGTCCTTAAGTTCCAGTACGTCACCGGCGTCGCGCACAAAGCTCAGCCCAACAAAATCCGCCCCGACTTCGGCTGCCCAATTCGCGTATTGGCGATCTGCATCCGTGAGGGCCGGTGTGCTTAGCTTGACACCCGGCAAGTTCACTCCCTGCCGGCTACGTACCATGCCAGGCTGTACGACGTGACAACATACGGC
This region of Pirellulales bacterium genomic DNA includes:
- the pyk gene encoding pyruvate kinase → MFSDEPGQDPTKARTKIVATIGPSCESSNQLTRLVQAGADVFRLNTAHGDVAEHTARVLAIRKVSRELDRPVAILVDLGGPKIRLGDLPGDNLDCPLGAEFRFVRGESSNAPNELVTTYASLVDELQVNNRVMLADGTVAMRVVARDADAVCCHVVQPGMVRSRQGVNLPGVKLSTPALTDADRQYANWAAEVGADFVGLSFVRDAGDVLELKDLLKSKGGHGRVIAKIEKPEALDQLTAIVQVADGLMIARGDLGVEIDVARVPVVQKQIIALANAYQKPVITATQMLDSMQHSQRPTRAEASDVANAIFDGTDACMLSGETAIGKYPREAVEMMNRIALVTEAASATVEHRVSMPTKYAVGLHEITAAVVAGAGLMAQQLHAKLIVTASQTGATALALSKQRNFVPVVGVSPDEASLRQMCLYWGVKPLPGRHATSRPELIAQIAQWGRAEGLLKHGDRIILVTGTQTNVTGHNHVMVHEIN